One genomic window of Evansella cellulosilytica DSM 2522 includes the following:
- the plsY gene encoding glycerol-3-phosphate 1-O-acyltransferase PlsY codes for METYFIILLAYLIGSIPFALIVGKLKYGADVRNFGSGNLGASNSALVLGKKAGILVLLGDVSKGVLAVSLPVIFSIEVNPVYIGVAVILGHCFPVFANFRGGKAVATTAGVLITINPILFLSGYSTFFLVIFITKYVFFGSLSIGIALTVHSIFIGSFELMLLFTLFSLFMVYLHRSNITNYICGKEVKITDKRIKKYQEQIKEELSEEIIKS; via the coding sequence ATGGAAACCTATTTTATTATATTATTAGCATATTTAATCGGGTCTATACCATTTGCGCTTATTGTAGGTAAGCTCAAGTATGGAGCGGATGTAAGAAATTTTGGAAGCGGAAACTTAGGAGCATCCAATAGTGCACTAGTTTTAGGGAAAAAAGCAGGAATTCTCGTTTTATTAGGTGATGTTAGTAAAGGTGTGCTTGCAGTTTCATTACCTGTGATATTTTCTATTGAGGTTAATCCAGTGTATATCGGGGTTGCCGTCATTTTAGGACACTGTTTTCCTGTATTCGCTAACTTTCGTGGTGGGAAAGCTGTCGCTACTACAGCTGGAGTTCTCATTACAATAAACCCGATATTATTTCTAAGCGGCTACTCTACATTCTTTTTAGTTATTTTTATTACAAAGTATGTTTTTTTTGGTTCGCTTTCCATTGGCATTGCGTTAACCGTTCATTCCATTTTTATAGGTAGTTTTGAGCTGATGCTATTATTTACGTTATTTTCGTTATTTATGGTTTATTTACATCGATCGAATATAACGAATTATATTTGCGGTAAAGAAGTCAAAATAACAGATAAAAGAATAAAGAAGTATCAGGAACAAATAAAAGAGGAACTTAGTGAGGAAATCATCAAATCATAG